A portion of the Edaphobacter lichenicola genome contains these proteins:
- a CDS encoding ABC transporter ATP-binding protein, giving the protein MAAETMIQIEDLKKIFYTDEIETHALSGVHLNINRGEYVAMSGPSGCGKSTLLSIIGLLDTPTAGRYTLNGKEVANLNFADRSRIRNQEIGFIFQSFNLIGDLTVAENVELPLTYRAGMPAAERKKRVQESLERVNMAHRMRHYPAQLSGGQQQRVAVARALAGSPSILLADEPTGNLDSKNGEAVMKLLQELHAEGATICMVTHDPRFAAHAERQVHLFDGKVVAEGELNQLLAEVEA; this is encoded by the coding sequence ATGGCCGCAGAGACGATGATTCAAATCGAAGACCTGAAGAAGATTTTTTACACCGATGAGATTGAGACGCATGCGTTGTCCGGCGTGCATTTGAATATCAACCGCGGTGAGTATGTGGCGATGTCGGGGCCTTCGGGATGTGGGAAGTCGACGCTGCTGTCGATTATTGGGCTGCTCGATACGCCGACGGCCGGGCGCTATACGCTCAACGGCAAAGAGGTGGCGAACCTGAACTTTGCGGATCGTTCGAGGATTCGTAATCAGGAGATTGGGTTCATCTTCCAGAGTTTCAACCTGATTGGTGATCTTACGGTTGCTGAGAATGTCGAGTTACCGCTGACGTATCGGGCGGGGATGCCGGCAGCGGAGCGGAAGAAGCGTGTGCAGGAGTCGCTCGAACGGGTAAATATGGCGCACCGCATGCGTCACTACCCGGCGCAGCTCTCGGGCGGTCAACAGCAGAGGGTTGCAGTGGCCCGAGCGCTGGCGGGTTCGCCCTCCATCCTGCTGGCGGACGAACCGACCGGAAACCTTGATTCAAAGAATGGTGAGGCCGTGATGAAGCTGCTTCAGGAGCTGCATGCGGAGGGCGCGACGATTTGCATGGTGACACACGATCCGCGGTTCGCTGCACATGCGGAGCGCCAGGTGCACCTGTTTGATGGAAAGGTTGTGGCGGAGGGCGAACTCAATCAACTGTTAGCGGAGGTAGAGGCATGA
- a CDS encoding CPBP family intramembrane glutamic endopeptidase produces the protein MLTPLNVIAAVLTLSPFLAAAFLGEIMLRHIQAFPIAARVLLPIALCVPYLLVTISAGNFRWSWLALYALLPVVVALLMHQAAQADPHQTGNWRDLLVLLTLGLAVDLRWFESAWPPHLAVFNKMLLLDAGIYGILYIRQLDGVGFDLRIKLRDIGIGLRECVFYLPIALILGLNLSFLHFHPHWPRLLQLVGAYLFTFSFIAVPEELFFRGWMQNLLERRIGRRAALFLTACIFGLSHFNKRALHFNWRYVLLAAIAGVFYGRAWRQDRRVGASAVTHATVDTLWSIWLR, from the coding sequence ATGCTCACACCGCTCAATGTAATCGCCGCCGTACTGACCCTTTCTCCTTTTCTGGCCGCGGCCTTCTTGGGCGAAATCATGCTCCGACATATACAAGCTTTTCCTATAGCAGCAAGGGTGCTATTGCCCATCGCCCTGTGCGTCCCATACCTTCTGGTGACCATCTCCGCAGGCAACTTTCGTTGGAGCTGGCTCGCCCTCTACGCTCTTCTACCGGTCGTAGTCGCTCTCCTCATGCATCAAGCCGCGCAAGCCGACCCGCACCAAACCGGCAACTGGCGCGACCTTCTGGTTCTCCTCACTCTCGGCCTCGCAGTCGACCTCCGCTGGTTCGAATCCGCGTGGCCCCCGCACCTCGCCGTCTTCAACAAGATGCTACTGCTCGACGCAGGCATCTATGGCATCCTCTACATCCGCCAACTCGACGGCGTCGGCTTCGATCTGCGCATTAAACTCCGCGACATCGGCATCGGCTTACGAGAGTGCGTTTTCTACCTTCCAATCGCACTCATACTCGGCCTAAACCTCAGCTTCCTGCACTTCCATCCACACTGGCCACGACTCTTGCAACTCGTCGGAGCCTATCTCTTCACCTTCTCCTTTATCGCAGTCCCCGAGGAGCTCTTCTTCCGCGGCTGGATGCAGAACCTCCTCGAGCGGCGTATCGGCCGTCGTGCAGCACTTTTTCTGACAGCCTGCATCTTCGGTTTGTCTCACTTCAACAAACGCGCCCTTCACTTCAATTGGCGCTACGTTCTGCTCGCTGCGATCGCAGGAGTCTTCTACGGCAGGGCTTGGCGTCAAGACCGGCGCGTCGGCGCATCCGCCGTCACCCACGCCACCGTCGATACCTTATGGTCCATCTGGTTGAGATGA
- the ku gene encoding non-homologous end joining protein Ku, which translates to MPRPYWSGQIQISLVSFGVKLFPATESKSEIHFHQLSRKSGERIKHQKVSGDEEPIENADIVKGYEYRKGEYVMVEPDEIEHLRIPSRHTLAVTQLVDEDELDPEFFEKPYFVVPEDDMQGEAFAVVRKALQATKKVALGKIAFGGREHLVAISAPSDDKLAGMMAYTMRYAEELRNPAEYFGEIKKVAVDEDQLSLAKELIKRKAAKFAPEKFKDEYEAALRELVKAKIAHKPIPRDEAAPKSAKVINLMDALRKSVRGDEAPATKKKAATKSAATAKKGITLVKPARTKASKQKKSA; encoded by the coding sequence ATGCCACGTCCGTATTGGTCAGGTCAGATCCAAATCTCTCTTGTATCGTTCGGGGTCAAACTGTTTCCCGCGACGGAGTCGAAGAGCGAGATTCACTTCCACCAGCTCAGCCGCAAGAGCGGAGAGCGAATCAAGCACCAGAAGGTCTCGGGCGATGAAGAGCCGATCGAGAATGCGGACATCGTGAAGGGATATGAGTATCGCAAGGGGGAGTACGTGATGGTTGAGCCGGATGAGATTGAGCATCTGCGCATTCCGTCTCGGCATACGCTCGCGGTAACTCAGCTCGTCGATGAGGATGAATTAGATCCCGAGTTCTTTGAGAAACCTTATTTTGTCGTGCCGGAAGACGACATGCAGGGTGAGGCTTTTGCAGTGGTTCGGAAGGCACTGCAAGCGACGAAGAAAGTTGCCTTGGGCAAGATCGCGTTTGGTGGACGTGAGCATCTGGTGGCGATCTCTGCGCCTAGTGATGACAAGCTTGCGGGCATGATGGCCTATACGATGCGCTATGCAGAGGAGCTGCGGAATCCCGCGGAGTACTTTGGAGAGATTAAGAAGGTTGCGGTGGATGAGGATCAACTTTCTTTGGCGAAGGAGCTGATTAAGCGCAAAGCTGCGAAGTTTGCGCCGGAGAAGTTCAAGGATGAGTATGAGGCTGCGCTGCGCGAGCTGGTTAAGGCCAAGATTGCGCACAAGCCGATTCCACGGGATGAGGCAGCACCGAAGTCAGCTAAGGTGATCAACCTGATGGATGCGTTGCGGAAGAGCGTGCGTGGTGATGAAGCGCCGGCGACTAAGAAAAAAGCTGCGACGAAGTCTGCTGCAACGGCGAAGAAGGGCATTACGCTGGTAAAGCCTGCAAGAACGAAGGCGAGTAAGCAAAAGAAGTCGGCATAG
- a CDS encoding efflux RND transporter periplasmic adaptor subunit, protein MDISRPDIKKKKMRQQWIAGGCAVVALAVIAFFVTRLKPAAPEVDRATVWTDAVKRGPLLRQVRGPGSLVPREDKIRLIPSETEATVVRIRVLPGAKVEPDTVLMDLVDPQLQQELLDAQLQLKGAEADYINTRAKVQSDLMDQKAAAATVGADHSQAQLQAQTDKSLYDLGVISGLTYSASKGKADELRTRNDLEKQRVTLNEKAIETQLAVQQTKVDQAKALLGLKQKQLDALSVKAGISGVLSELPHQVGEHVAPGTTLAKVVQLDQLKATLKIAETQARDIQIGQPAEIDTHNGVINGKVVRIDPAVLNGTVTVDVELAGALPQGARPDLSVDGTIDLDRMSDVLYVGRPAFGNENSTISLFKLGTEGKTAVRVPVKVGRASVNSIQVLEGLQEGDTVILSDMSRWDNTDKIRLN, encoded by the coding sequence ATGGACATCTCTAGACCGGATATCAAAAAAAAGAAGATGCGTCAGCAATGGATTGCTGGCGGATGCGCGGTGGTTGCTCTTGCGGTGATTGCGTTTTTCGTGACGCGGTTGAAGCCGGCCGCACCTGAGGTTGATCGCGCGACTGTGTGGACTGATGCGGTGAAACGGGGACCGCTGTTGAGACAGGTGCGTGGGCCGGGGTCGCTGGTGCCGCGAGAGGACAAGATCCGGCTGATTCCGTCGGAGACCGAGGCTACCGTGGTGCGTATTCGCGTGCTGCCTGGTGCCAAGGTTGAGCCGGACACGGTGTTGATGGATCTCGTGGATCCTCAATTGCAACAGGAGTTGCTGGATGCTCAGCTGCAGTTGAAGGGGGCTGAAGCGGACTATATCAACACGCGTGCCAAGGTTCAGAGTGATCTGATGGATCAAAAAGCTGCCGCGGCTACGGTAGGAGCGGACCATAGCCAGGCACAACTACAGGCTCAGACAGATAAATCTCTGTACGACCTGGGCGTGATCAGCGGATTGACTTACAGCGCCTCGAAGGGCAAGGCTGACGAGCTGAGGACGCGCAATGACCTCGAGAAGCAGCGGGTGACATTGAACGAAAAGGCGATTGAAACACAGCTAGCGGTGCAGCAGACCAAGGTCGACCAGGCGAAGGCGTTGTTGGGATTGAAGCAAAAGCAGCTGGATGCGTTGAGTGTGAAGGCGGGTATCAGTGGTGTTCTATCGGAGCTGCCGCATCAAGTGGGCGAACATGTGGCTCCGGGTACGACTCTTGCTAAGGTAGTGCAGCTCGACCAGCTGAAGGCAACTTTGAAGATTGCCGAGACGCAGGCGAGGGACATCCAGATTGGGCAACCGGCCGAGATCGATACGCATAACGGCGTAATCAACGGCAAGGTTGTGAGAATTGATCCAGCGGTATTGAACGGAACTGTGACGGTTGACGTAGAACTTGCTGGAGCGTTGCCGCAAGGCGCCCGCCCCGACCTGAGTGTGGACGGAACGATCGACCTGGACAGGATGTCTGACGTGTTGTACGTAGGACGGCCGGCGTTTGGAAACGAGAACAGTACGATCAGCCTGTTCAAACTGGGTACGGAAGGAAAGACAGCGGTGCGGGTTCCGGTGAAGGTTGGACGCGCATCGGTGAATAGCATTCAGGTGCTTGAGGGACTGCAGGAGGGCGACACCGTCATCCTGTCCGACATGAGCCGCTGGGACAACACAGATAAGATCCGCCTGAATTAG
- the ligD gene encoding DNA ligase D, which yields MATKKRTKSKAPASAADAVDEQLGLYRSMRDFEITGEPSGSAKKKFFNNQPLPFVIQKHAATRLHYDFRLGWNGVLKSWAVAKGPSYFTGDKRLAVQVEDHPIDYGGFEGIIPKGQYGGGTVMVWDQGTWEPQAGHTDVDAGLRTGSLKFIMHGTKMKGKWALIRMGGKAANESKPNWLLIKEHDEFERGKDDPPITDEAPNSVVTGRGLDEIAKNEDHVWNSKETAKGNAWYRNDAKSATPGGGASSKSARAVKLSVPHGAPKEKLPQFVTPELALQATTPPSGAGWLHELKLDGYRIQARKDGDKVQLLTRTGLDWTHRMKTIAALVGGLPAEKAILDGEVVVLAENGNTSFADLQAAFQEGVKKPLSYFVFDLLHLNGHSLRGLPLVERKALLPTLLKNGGEFLRLSEHIETSGEVFFEKACELHVEGIISKRAASKYSSGRGGDWLKLKCVHEQEFVIGGFTLPSNGTHGVGALLLGYYDAKKLIYAGRTGTGFTQKTHRVLRDQLDELRQSAMPFEKLPGDARKGAVWVKPKLVAQVNFATWTADNLVRQASFKGLREDKPAMEVRKEEPTVVPRSHSMKRTSYSGSAGGIAAKAVPAEATRAKDVPRKAAKATAAESAPVRLTHAEKILDVETQLTKQQLADYYWAIAPYMLPHVEGRPLSLVRCPEGSEKQCFYQKHMNHLMPPGVTAVDIPDKKTGKIEPYITLSSAEALAGLAQMGVLEVHPWGSRNEDLEHPDRIIIDLDPDPTVPWARLAASAGEVRKELKKLGLESFLKSTGGKGLHVVVPIEPEHDWTVIKQFAHAFVVQMEKVQPSLYLTKMSKAARKEKIFLDYLRNERGATAVAAFSPRARAGAAVSLPLSWNDLKLQERPIVRAADFAGWRGKLGRDPWKNFFKTQQNISSKLLGLFKISVAK from the coding sequence ATGGCTACGAAGAAGAGAACGAAGTCGAAGGCACCAGCGTCTGCGGCGGACGCGGTCGACGAGCAGCTTGGGCTCTACCGCTCGATGCGGGACTTTGAGATTACGGGTGAGCCTAGTGGGTCGGCGAAGAAGAAGTTTTTCAATAATCAGCCGTTGCCCTTTGTGATTCAGAAGCATGCGGCGACGCGTCTGCACTATGACTTTCGGCTTGGTTGGAACGGTGTGCTGAAGAGCTGGGCAGTCGCTAAGGGGCCGAGCTACTTTACCGGCGACAAACGGCTCGCCGTGCAGGTGGAAGATCATCCGATTGATTATGGCGGGTTTGAGGGGATCATTCCGAAGGGCCAGTATGGTGGCGGCACCGTCATGGTGTGGGACCAGGGGACTTGGGAGCCACAGGCTGGTCATACTGATGTGGACGCGGGACTGCGTACGGGTTCGTTGAAGTTCATCATGCATGGCACGAAGATGAAGGGGAAGTGGGCGCTGATTCGCATGGGCGGCAAGGCTGCGAATGAGAGCAAGCCAAACTGGTTGCTGATCAAAGAGCATGACGAGTTTGAGAGAGGCAAAGACGATCCGCCGATCACGGATGAGGCACCGAACAGCGTTGTGACCGGGCGAGGCCTCGACGAGATTGCGAAGAACGAAGACCATGTGTGGAACTCGAAGGAGACCGCGAAGGGCAACGCGTGGTACCGGAACGATGCGAAGAGTGCGACGCCTGGCGGTGGGGCTTCGAGTAAATCTGCGCGTGCGGTCAAACTCTCTGTGCCACATGGTGCACCAAAGGAGAAGCTGCCGCAGTTTGTTACTCCGGAGCTTGCGTTGCAGGCGACGACACCGCCGAGTGGCGCAGGCTGGCTGCATGAGTTGAAGCTTGACGGTTATCGAATTCAGGCTCGCAAGGATGGCGATAAAGTGCAACTGCTGACGCGGACAGGGTTGGACTGGACGCATCGGATGAAGACGATTGCTGCCCTCGTAGGAGGCCTTCCAGCGGAGAAGGCGATTTTGGATGGTGAGGTGGTCGTGCTTGCCGAGAACGGAAACACCAGCTTTGCCGATTTGCAGGCCGCATTTCAAGAGGGTGTGAAGAAGCCGCTCAGTTATTTTGTGTTTGATCTGCTTCATCTGAATGGGCACAGTCTTCGGGGGCTGCCGCTGGTTGAACGCAAGGCGCTACTTCCCACACTGCTCAAAAATGGTGGTGAGTTTTTGCGCCTCAGCGAGCATATTGAGACGAGCGGCGAGGTCTTCTTTGAGAAGGCTTGCGAGCTGCATGTTGAGGGGATCATCTCAAAACGTGCAGCGAGCAAGTATTCAAGTGGGCGGGGTGGCGATTGGCTGAAGCTGAAGTGCGTTCATGAGCAGGAGTTTGTTATTGGTGGGTTTACGTTGCCATCGAATGGAACTCATGGAGTTGGAGCGTTGTTGCTTGGGTACTATGACGCGAAGAAGTTAATCTATGCGGGGCGTACAGGCACGGGTTTTACGCAGAAGACTCATCGTGTCCTTCGCGACCAGTTGGATGAGCTGCGTCAGAGTGCCATGCCGTTTGAGAAGCTGCCGGGCGACGCTCGAAAAGGGGCTGTCTGGGTGAAGCCGAAACTGGTGGCGCAGGTTAACTTTGCGACATGGACTGCGGATAACCTTGTTCGGCAGGCGTCGTTCAAGGGATTGCGGGAGGACAAACCTGCGATGGAGGTTCGAAAGGAAGAGCCTACTGTGGTGCCGCGATCTCATAGTATGAAGCGTACTTCGTACTCCGGTTCTGCTGGTGGTATTGCAGCGAAGGCAGTTCCTGCAGAAGCTACTCGGGCAAAGGACGTACCGAGGAAAGCTGCGAAAGCGACCGCGGCGGAGAGTGCTCCGGTGCGGCTGACGCATGCGGAGAAGATCCTTGATGTAGAAACGCAGCTTACCAAGCAGCAACTCGCTGACTACTACTGGGCGATTGCGCCATACATGCTGCCGCATGTTGAAGGGCGTCCTCTGTCGCTTGTGCGTTGCCCTGAGGGTAGTGAGAAGCAGTGCTTCTATCAGAAACACATGAACCACTTGATGCCGCCTGGTGTCACTGCGGTCGATATTCCGGATAAAAAGACGGGGAAGATCGAGCCTTACATTACGTTGTCTAGCGCGGAGGCGTTGGCCGGGCTGGCACAGATGGGTGTGCTCGAGGTGCATCCGTGGGGATCTCGCAATGAAGATCTGGAACATCCCGATCGCATCATTATTGATCTAGATCCTGACCCTACGGTGCCATGGGCCAGGCTTGCAGCAAGCGCTGGCGAAGTCCGCAAGGAGCTTAAGAAGCTTGGGCTGGAGAGCTTTTTGAAGAGTACGGGTGGTAAGGGGCTGCATGTGGTGGTGCCGATTGAGCCGGAACATGATTGGACGGTGATCAAACAGTTCGCCCATGCGTTCGTGGTGCAGATGGAGAAGGTTCAGCCAAGTTTGTACCTGACGAAGATGAGTAAAGCTGCGCGAAAAGAGAAGATCTTTCTCGATTATTTGCGGAATGAGCGTGGTGCGACCGCGGTTGCAGCGTTCTCTCCGCGGGCTCGGGCTGGTGCCGCTGTCTCGCTGCCACTGAGCTGGAACGATCTGAAGTTGCAGGAGCGTCCTATTGTCCGTGCCGCTGATTTTGCTGGGTGGAGGGGGAAGCTAGGTCGTGATCCTTGGAAGAATTTTTTCAAAACGCAGCAAAATATTTCTTCAAAGTTGCTGGGTCTCTTCAAAATCTCCGTAGCCAAATAG